A part of Apodemus sylvaticus chromosome 19, mApoSyl1.1, whole genome shotgun sequence genomic DNA contains:
- the Ehmt2 gene encoding histone-lysine N-methyltransferase EHMT2 isoform X5 has product MRGLPRGRGLMRARGRGRAAPTGGRGRGRGGSHRGRGRPRSLLSLPRAQASWAPQLPAGLTGPPVPCVPSQGEAPAEMGALLLEKEPRGAAERVHGSLGDTPHSEETLPKASPDSLEPTGPSSPASVTVTVGDEGADTPVGATPLLGDEPESLEGDGGRILLGHATKSFPSSPSKGGACPSRAKMSMTGAGKSPPSVQSLAMRLLSMPGAQGSATAGPEAPPATTASQEGQPKVHRARKTMSKPSNGQPPIPEKRPPEVQHFRMSDDVHLGKVTSDVAKRRKLNSGSLSEVEALAEQLSEEEEEEEEEEEEEEEEEEEEEEEEEDEDEESGNQSDRSGSSGRRKAKKKWRKDSPWVKPSRKRRKREPPRAKEPRGVNGVGSSGPSEYMEVPLGSLELPSEGTLSPNHAGVSNDTSSLETERGFEELPLCSCRMEAPKIDRISERAGHKCMATESVDGELLGCNAAILKRETMRPSSRVALMVLCEAHRARMVKHHCCPGCGYFCTAGTFLECHPDFRVAHRFHKACVSQLNGMVFCPHCGEDASEAQEVTIPRGDGGTPPVGTAAPAPPPLAHDAPGRADTSQPSARMRGHGEPRRPPCDPLADTIDSSGPSLTLPNGGCLSAVGLPPGPGREALEKALVIQESESLPSPPSPDRRKKLRFHPRQLYLSVKQGELQKVILMLLDNLDPNFQSDQQSKRTPLHAAAQKGSVEICHVLLQAGANINAVDKQQRTPLMEAVVNNHLEVARYMVQLGGCVYSKEEDGSTCLHHAAKIGNLEMVSLLLSTGQVDVNAQDSGGWTPIIWAAEHKHIDVIRMLLTRGADVTLTDNEENICLHWASFTGSAAIAEVLLNAQCDLHAVNYHGDTPLHIAARESYHDCVLLFLSRGANPELRNKEGDTAWDLTPERSDVWFALQLNRKLRLGVGNRAVRTEKIICRDVARGYENVPIPCVNGVDAEPCPEDYKYISENCETSTMNIDRNITHLQHCTCVDDCSSSNCLCGQLSIRCWYDKDGRLLQEFNKIEPPLIFECNQACSCWRSCKNRVVQSGIKVRLQLYRTAKMGWGVRALQTIPQGTFICEYVGELISDAEADVREDDSYLFDLDNKDGEVYCIDARYYGNISRFINHLCDPNIIPVRVFMLHQDLRFPRIAFFSSRDIRTGEELGFDYGDRFWDIKSKYFTCQCGSEKCKHSAEAIALEQSRLARLDPHPELLPDLSSLPAINT; this is encoded by the exons ATGCGGGGTCTGCCGAGAGGGAGGGGGCTGATGCGGGCCCGGGGGCGGGGGCGTGCGGCCCCCACGGGCGGCCGCGGCCGCGGTCGGGGGGGCTCGCACCGAGGACGAGGTAGGCCCCGAAGCCTGCTCTCGCTGCCCAGGGCCCAGGCGTCTTGGGCCCCCCAGCTGCCTGCCGGGCTGACGGGCCCTCCGGTCCCTTGTGTCCCCTCCCAGGGGGAGGCCCCCGCTGAGATGGGGGCGCtgctgctggagaaggagccccGAGGAGCCGCCGAGAGAG TTCATGGCTCTTTGGGGGACACCCCTCATAGCGAGGAGACCCTTCCCAAGGCCAGCCCCGACTCCTTGGAGCCTACCGGCCCCTCCTCTCCGGCCTCTGTCACTGTCACCGTCGGCGATGAGGGGGCTGACACCCCTGTCGGGGCCACACCACTCCTCGGGGACGAACCCGAGAGCCTGGAGGGAGATGGGGGTCGAATCCTGCTGG GCCATGCCACCAAGTCATTCCCCTCTTCCCCCAGCAAGGGGGGTGCCTGTCCCAGTCGGGCCAAAATGTCAATGACAGGGGCAGGAAAGTCGCCCCCCTCAGTCCAGAGCTTGGCCATGAGGCTGTTGAGCATGCCTGGGGCCCAGGGATCTGCGACTGCTGGGCCTGAAGCCCCTCCGGCAACAACTGCCAGCCAGGAGGGGCAGCCCAAAGTACACCGAGCCCGGAAAACCATGTCCAAACCTAGCAACGGACAG cctccgATCCCTGAGAAGCGGCCCCCTGAAGTCCAGCATTTCCGCATGAGTGATGACGTGCACCTGGGGAAGGTGACCTCAG ATGTGGCCAAAAGGAGGAAGCTGAACTCTGGCAGCCTG tCTGAAGTCGAAGCTCTAGCTGAACAGTtgagtgaagaggaggaggaagaagaggaggaggaggaggaagaagaggaggaagaggaggaagaagaagaggaggaagaggatgaggacgAGGAGTCAGGCAATCAATCAGACAGG agcGGCTCTAGTGGCCGGCGCAAGGCCAAGAAGAAATGGCGGAAAGACAGCCCATGGGTGAAACCATCTAGGAAACGGCGGAAGCGAGAGCCTCCGAGGGCCAAGGAGCCAAGAG gAGTGAATGGTGTGGGTTCCTCAGGGCCCAGTGAGTACATGGAGGTTCCTCTGGGGTCCCTGGAGCTGCCCAGCGAGGGGACCCTCTCCCCCAACCACGCTG GGGTCTCCAATGACACGTCTTCGCTGGAGACGGAGCGCGGATTTGAGGAGCTGCCCCTCTGCAGCTGCCGCATGGAGGCACCCAAGATTGACCGCATCAGCGAGAGAGCAGGACACAAGTGCATGGCCACGGAAAGTGTGGATGGAGAG CTGCTGGGCTGCAATGCTGCCATCCTCAAGCGGGAGACCATGCGGCCATCTAGCCGCGTGGCGCTGATGGTGCTCTGTGAGGCCCATCGAGCCCGCATGGTCAAGCACCATTGCTGCCCGGGCTGCGGCTACTTCTGCACAGCG GGCACCTTCCTGGAATGCCACCCCGACTTCCGTGTAGCTCACCGCTTCCATAAGGCCTGCGTGTCCCAGCTCAATGGGATGGTCTTCTGTCCCCACTGTGGAGAGGATGCTTCAGAGGCCCAGGAGGTGACCATTCCTCGGGGCGACGGGGGAACGCCCCCAGTTGGCACAGCTGCTCCTGCTCCGCCACCCCTGGCACATGATGCCCCAGGGCGAGCCGATACCTCGCAGCCCAG CGCCCGAATGCGAGGGCACGGAGAGCCGCGGCGCCCGCCCTGTGACCCCCTGGCCGACACCATCGACAGCTCAGGGCCTTCGCTGACTCTACCTAATGGGGGCTGCCTCTCGGCTGTGGGTCTGCCCCCGGGGCCAGGCCGGGAAGCCCTGGAAAAAGCCTTGGTCATCCAGGAGTCAGAGAG CCTGCCTTCCCCCCCATCCCCGGACAGGCGGAAGAAGCTGCGCTTCCACCCTCGGCAGCTGTACCTGTCGGTGAAACAGGGAGAGCTGCAGAAGGTGATCCTTATGCTGC TAGACAACCTCGACCCCAACTTTCAGAGCGACCAGCAGAGCAAGCGCACGCCCCTGCACGCAGCCGCCCAGAAGGGGTCTGTAGAGATCTGTCACGTGCTGCTGCAG GCCGGAGCCAACATCAATGCCGTAGATAAGCAACAGCGCACGCCCCTGATGGAGGCTGTGGTGAACAACCACCTGGAGGTGGCACGCTACATGGTGCAGTTAGGCGGCTGTGTCTACAGCAAG GAAGAGGATGGTTCCACCTGTCTACATCATGCAGCCAAAATTGGGAACTTGGAGATGGTCAGCCTGCTCCTGAGCACAGGGCAGGTGGACGTCAACGCCCAG gACAGTGGGGGCTGGACGCCCATCATCTGGGCAGCCGAGCACAAGCACATTGATGTGATCCGTATGCTGCTGACCCGGGGTGCCGATGTCACCCTCACTGACAAT GAAGAAAACATCTGCCTGCACTGGGCCTCCTTCACGGGTAGTGCCGCCATCGCTGAAGTCCTCCTGAATGCCCAGTGCGACCTCCATGCTGTCAACTACCATGGGGACACGCCCCTGCACATAGCTGCCAGGGAGAGCTACCATGACTGTGTCCT GTTGTTCCTGTCACGTGGGGCCAACCCCGAGCTTCGGAACAAAGAAGGGGACACAGCGTGGGATCTGACCCCAGAACGCTCTGATGTGTGGTTTGCACTGCAGCTCAATCGCAAGCTGAGGCTCGGGGTCGGGAACCGGGCTGTCCGCACCGAGAAGATCATCTGCCG GGATGTAGCCCGAGGCTATGAGAATGTGCCCATCCCCTGTGTCAACGGTGTGGACGCGGAGCCATGCCCCGAGGACTACAAGTACATCTCTGAGAACTGTGAGACGTCCACCATGAACATCGACAGAAACATCACCCACCTGCAG CACTGCACGTGTGTGGATGACTGCTCCAGCTCCAATTGCCTGTGTGGTCAGCTTAGCATCCGATGCTGGTATGACAAG GACGGGCGGCTGCTCCAGGAGTTTAACAAGATCGAGCCCCCCCTGATCTTTGAGTGTAACCAGGCATGCTCCTGCTGGAGAAGCTGCAAGAACCGCGTGGTGCAGAGCGGCATCAA GGTGCGGCTGCAGCTCTACCGGACTGCCAAGATGGGCTGGGGGGTCCGTGCCTTGCAGACCATCCCCCAGGGCACTTTCATCTGCGA GTACGTGGGGGAGCTGATCTCTGACGCCGAGGCTGATGTGAGAGAGGATGATTCTTACCTCTTCGATTTAGACAACAAG GATGGTGAGGTTTACTGCATTGATGCCCGTTACTATGGCAACATCAGCCGCTTCATTAACCACCTGTGTGACCCCAACATCATCCCTGTCCGGGTCTTCATGCTGCACCAAGACCTGCGGTTCCCACGCATTGCCTTCTTCAGCTCCAGGGACATCCGGACCGGGGAGGAGCTGGG ATTTGACTACGGTGACCGATTCTGGGACATCAAGAGCAAATATTTCACCTGCCAGTGCGGCTCTGAGAAGTGCAAGCATTCAGCAGAGGCCATCGCCCTGGAGCAGAGCCGCCTGGCCCGGCTGGACCCCCACCCGGAGCTGCTCCCTGACCTCAGCTCTCTGCCCGCTATCAACACCTGA
- the Ehmt2 gene encoding histone-lysine N-methyltransferase EHMT2 isoform X4, with the protein MRGLPRGRGLMRARGRGRAAPTGGRGRGRGGSHRGRGRPRSLLSLPRAQASWAPQLPAGLTGPPVPCVPSQGEAPAEMGALLLEKEPRGAAERVHGSLGDTPHSEETLPKASPDSLEPTGPSSPASVTVTVGDEGADTPVGATPLLGDEPESLEGDGGRILLGHATKSFPSSPSKGGACPSRAKMSMTGAGKSPPSVQSLAMRLLSMPGAQGSATAGPEAPPATTASQEGQPKVHRARKTMSKPSNGQPPIPEKRPPEVQHFRMSDDVHLGKVTSDVAKRRKLNSGSLSEDLGSAGGSGDVILEKGEPRPLEEWETVVGDDFSLYYDAYSVDERVDSDSKSEVEALAEQLSEEEEEEEEEEEEEEEEEEEEEEEEEDEDEESGNQSDRSGSSGRRKAKKKWRKDSPWVKPSRKRRKREPPRAKEPRGVSNDTSSLETERGFEELPLCSCRMEAPKIDRISERAGHKCMATESVDGELLGCNAAILKRETMRPSSRVALMVLCEAHRARMVKHHCCPGCGYFCTAGTFLECHPDFRVAHRFHKACVSQLNGMVFCPHCGEDASEAQEVTIPRGDGGTPPVGTAAPAPPPLAHDAPGRADTSQPSARMRGHGEPRRPPCDPLADTIDSSGPSLTLPNGGCLSAVGLPPGPGREALEKALVIQESERRKKLRFHPRQLYLSVKQGELQKVILMLLDNLDPNFQSDQQSKRTPLHAAAQKGSVEICHVLLQAGANINAVDKQQRTPLMEAVVNNHLEVARYMVQLGGCVYSKEEDGSTCLHHAAKIGNLEMVSLLLSTGQVDVNAQDSGGWTPIIWAAEHKHIDVIRMLLTRGADVTLTDNEENICLHWASFTGSAAIAEVLLNAQCDLHAVNYHGDTPLHIAARESYHDCVLLFLSRGANPELRNKEGDTAWDLTPERSDVWFALQLNRKLRLGVGNRAVRTEKIICRDVARGYENVPIPCVNGVDAEPCPEDYKYISENCETSTMNIDRNITHLQHCTCVDDCSSSNCLCGQLSIRCWYDKDGRLLQEFNKIEPPLIFECNQACSCWRSCKNRVVQSGIKVRLQLYRTAKMGWGVRALQTIPQGTFICEYVGELISDAEADVREDDSYLFDLDNKDGEVYCIDARYYGNISRFINHLCDPNIIPVRVFMLHQDLRFPRIAFFSSRDIRTGEELGFDYGDRFWDIKSKYFTCQCGSEKCKHSAEAIALEQSRLARLDPHPELLPDLSSLPAINT; encoded by the exons ATGCGGGGTCTGCCGAGAGGGAGGGGGCTGATGCGGGCCCGGGGGCGGGGGCGTGCGGCCCCCACGGGCGGCCGCGGCCGCGGTCGGGGGGGCTCGCACCGAGGACGAGGTAGGCCCCGAAGCCTGCTCTCGCTGCCCAGGGCCCAGGCGTCTTGGGCCCCCCAGCTGCCTGCCGGGCTGACGGGCCCTCCGGTCCCTTGTGTCCCCTCCCAGGGGGAGGCCCCCGCTGAGATGGGGGCGCtgctgctggagaaggagccccGAGGAGCCGCCGAGAGAG TTCATGGCTCTTTGGGGGACACCCCTCATAGCGAGGAGACCCTTCCCAAGGCCAGCCCCGACTCCTTGGAGCCTACCGGCCCCTCCTCTCCGGCCTCTGTCACTGTCACCGTCGGCGATGAGGGGGCTGACACCCCTGTCGGGGCCACACCACTCCTCGGGGACGAACCCGAGAGCCTGGAGGGAGATGGGGGTCGAATCCTGCTGG GCCATGCCACCAAGTCATTCCCCTCTTCCCCCAGCAAGGGGGGTGCCTGTCCCAGTCGGGCCAAAATGTCAATGACAGGGGCAGGAAAGTCGCCCCCCTCAGTCCAGAGCTTGGCCATGAGGCTGTTGAGCATGCCTGGGGCCCAGGGATCTGCGACTGCTGGGCCTGAAGCCCCTCCGGCAACAACTGCCAGCCAGGAGGGGCAGCCCAAAGTACACCGAGCCCGGAAAACCATGTCCAAACCTAGCAACGGACAG cctccgATCCCTGAGAAGCGGCCCCCTGAAGTCCAGCATTTCCGCATGAGTGATGACGTGCACCTGGGGAAGGTGACCTCAG ATGTGGCCAAAAGGAGGAAGCTGAACTCTGGCAGCCTG TCCGAGGACTTGGGCTCTGCTGGGGGCTCGGGAGATGTGATCCTGGAGAAGGGAGAGCCCAGGCCTCTGGAGGAGTGGGAGACGGTGGTGGGCGATGACTTCAGCCTGTACTATGACGCATACTCTGTGGATGAGCGGGTGGACTCTGACAGCAAG tCTGAAGTCGAAGCTCTAGCTGAACAGTtgagtgaagaggaggaggaagaagaggaggaggaggaggaagaagaggaggaagaggaggaagaagaagaggaggaagaggatgaggacgAGGAGTCAGGCAATCAATCAGACAGG agcGGCTCTAGTGGCCGGCGCAAGGCCAAGAAGAAATGGCGGAAAGACAGCCCATGGGTGAAACCATCTAGGAAACGGCGGAAGCGAGAGCCTCCGAGGGCCAAGGAGCCAAGAG GGGTCTCCAATGACACGTCTTCGCTGGAGACGGAGCGCGGATTTGAGGAGCTGCCCCTCTGCAGCTGCCGCATGGAGGCACCCAAGATTGACCGCATCAGCGAGAGAGCAGGACACAAGTGCATGGCCACGGAAAGTGTGGATGGAGAG CTGCTGGGCTGCAATGCTGCCATCCTCAAGCGGGAGACCATGCGGCCATCTAGCCGCGTGGCGCTGATGGTGCTCTGTGAGGCCCATCGAGCCCGCATGGTCAAGCACCATTGCTGCCCGGGCTGCGGCTACTTCTGCACAGCG GGCACCTTCCTGGAATGCCACCCCGACTTCCGTGTAGCTCACCGCTTCCATAAGGCCTGCGTGTCCCAGCTCAATGGGATGGTCTTCTGTCCCCACTGTGGAGAGGATGCTTCAGAGGCCCAGGAGGTGACCATTCCTCGGGGCGACGGGGGAACGCCCCCAGTTGGCACAGCTGCTCCTGCTCCGCCACCCCTGGCACATGATGCCCCAGGGCGAGCCGATACCTCGCAGCCCAG CGCCCGAATGCGAGGGCACGGAGAGCCGCGGCGCCCGCCCTGTGACCCCCTGGCCGACACCATCGACAGCTCAGGGCCTTCGCTGACTCTACCTAATGGGGGCTGCCTCTCGGCTGTGGGTCTGCCCCCGGGGCCAGGCCGGGAAGCCCTGGAAAAAGCCTTGGTCATCCAGGAGTCAGAGAG GCGGAAGAAGCTGCGCTTCCACCCTCGGCAGCTGTACCTGTCGGTGAAACAGGGAGAGCTGCAGAAGGTGATCCTTATGCTGC TAGACAACCTCGACCCCAACTTTCAGAGCGACCAGCAGAGCAAGCGCACGCCCCTGCACGCAGCCGCCCAGAAGGGGTCTGTAGAGATCTGTCACGTGCTGCTGCAG GCCGGAGCCAACATCAATGCCGTAGATAAGCAACAGCGCACGCCCCTGATGGAGGCTGTGGTGAACAACCACCTGGAGGTGGCACGCTACATGGTGCAGTTAGGCGGCTGTGTCTACAGCAAG GAAGAGGATGGTTCCACCTGTCTACATCATGCAGCCAAAATTGGGAACTTGGAGATGGTCAGCCTGCTCCTGAGCACAGGGCAGGTGGACGTCAACGCCCAG gACAGTGGGGGCTGGACGCCCATCATCTGGGCAGCCGAGCACAAGCACATTGATGTGATCCGTATGCTGCTGACCCGGGGTGCCGATGTCACCCTCACTGACAAT GAAGAAAACATCTGCCTGCACTGGGCCTCCTTCACGGGTAGTGCCGCCATCGCTGAAGTCCTCCTGAATGCCCAGTGCGACCTCCATGCTGTCAACTACCATGGGGACACGCCCCTGCACATAGCTGCCAGGGAGAGCTACCATGACTGTGTCCT GTTGTTCCTGTCACGTGGGGCCAACCCCGAGCTTCGGAACAAAGAAGGGGACACAGCGTGGGATCTGACCCCAGAACGCTCTGATGTGTGGTTTGCACTGCAGCTCAATCGCAAGCTGAGGCTCGGGGTCGGGAACCGGGCTGTCCGCACCGAGAAGATCATCTGCCG GGATGTAGCCCGAGGCTATGAGAATGTGCCCATCCCCTGTGTCAACGGTGTGGACGCGGAGCCATGCCCCGAGGACTACAAGTACATCTCTGAGAACTGTGAGACGTCCACCATGAACATCGACAGAAACATCACCCACCTGCAG CACTGCACGTGTGTGGATGACTGCTCCAGCTCCAATTGCCTGTGTGGTCAGCTTAGCATCCGATGCTGGTATGACAAG GACGGGCGGCTGCTCCAGGAGTTTAACAAGATCGAGCCCCCCCTGATCTTTGAGTGTAACCAGGCATGCTCCTGCTGGAGAAGCTGCAAGAACCGCGTGGTGCAGAGCGGCATCAA GGTGCGGCTGCAGCTCTACCGGACTGCCAAGATGGGCTGGGGGGTCCGTGCCTTGCAGACCATCCCCCAGGGCACTTTCATCTGCGA GTACGTGGGGGAGCTGATCTCTGACGCCGAGGCTGATGTGAGAGAGGATGATTCTTACCTCTTCGATTTAGACAACAAG GATGGTGAGGTTTACTGCATTGATGCCCGTTACTATGGCAACATCAGCCGCTTCATTAACCACCTGTGTGACCCCAACATCATCCCTGTCCGGGTCTTCATGCTGCACCAAGACCTGCGGTTCCCACGCATTGCCTTCTTCAGCTCCAGGGACATCCGGACCGGGGAGGAGCTGGG ATTTGACTACGGTGACCGATTCTGGGACATCAAGAGCAAATATTTCACCTGCCAGTGCGGCTCTGAGAAGTGCAAGCATTCAGCAGAGGCCATCGCCCTGGAGCAGAGCCGCCTGGCCCGGCTGGACCCCCACCCGGAGCTGCTCCCTGACCTCAGCTCTCTGCCCGCTATCAACACCTGA